From a region of the Calliphora vicina chromosome 4, idCalVici1.1, whole genome shotgun sequence genome:
- the LOC135958971 gene encoding pancreatic lipase-related protein 2, giving the protein MHFLHLHFVSIAAFVLVILLVKPKFSIAIGHKWHAMTSTFRYLQETMLRTSLNRAQLNYGIIFECRTTSNKRIGEEAHFSLQLGDLKGFRLLDNNRKLALFLHGWNDEGSKGWVQEMLRTWTFFDPDRSVCVVDWGHLSQNDYKTASMSIFDVGLTVAGIVEALEQLSSNNFSRKNVTIAGYSLGAHAAGFAGAALNGEVEQIIGLDPAGPLFTTPSVVSPKYRLDQSDAQFVQILHTSAGTLGSGVKAGHADFYPNGGKAPQRNCRNFMNLQDMQNTNPIACSHSTAAVFFKQSMDPTYAFMGYHCDSYKNYGRGMCWNNRRGRFGIHSQRVSHGNFYFDTQPNKPYVKQTTRRRWQTSQLWNSRYG; this is encoded by the exons ATGCATTTCCTGCATTTACATTTTGTGAGCATCGCCGCCTTTGTTTTAGTCATTTTATTAGTTAAACCAAAATTCAGTATAGCCATCGGCCACAAGTGGCATGCGATGACGAGTACATTTCGCTACTTACAAGAGACCATGTTACGAACAAGTCTCAATCGTGCTCAACTAAATTATGGCATTATTTTTGAATGTCGTACAAC CTCAAATAAAAGAATAGGTGAGGAAGCACATTTCAGCTTGCAACTGGGAGACTTGAAAGGTTTTCGTCTCCTGGATAACAATAGAAAACTGGCTTTATTCCTGCATGGCTGGAATGATGAGGGCAGTAAGGGATGGGTACAGGAAATGTTAAGAA CTTGGACATTTTTTGATCCCGATCGCAGCGTTTGCGTTGTCGATTGGGGCCACTTGTCACAGAACGATTACAAGACTGCTTCCATGTCTATCTTTGATGTGGGACTAACTGTGGCGGGTATTGTTGAAGCTTTGGAGCAGTTAAGTTCTAATAATTTTAGCCGTAAAAATGTAACTATAGCTGGCTATAGTTTAGGAGCACATGCAGCTGGTTTTGCAGGAGCTGCTCTCAATGGTGAAGTTGAACAGATTATAGGTCTAGATCCGGCGGGTCCACTATTCACCACGCCCTCGGTGGTGTCGCCCAAGTATAGACTGGATCAGAGTGATGCACAATTTGTACAAATTCTACACACATCAGCTGGTACTTTGGGATCGGGTGTGAAAGCCGGACATGCTGACTTCTATCCCAATGGTGGCAAGGCTCCGCAGCGTAATTGCCGTAACTTTATGAATCTACAGGATATGCAAAATACCA ATCCCATTGCATGCAGTCATTCCACAGCGGCTGTGTTTTTCAAACAGTCCATGGATCCTACTTATGCCTTTATGGGCTACCATTGTGATAGTTATAAGAACTATGGCCGTGGTATGTGCTGGAACAATCGTCGAGGTCGTTTTGGCATTCATTCACAACGTGTGAGTCATGGTAATTTCTACTTCGATACGCAGCCCAATAAGCCCTATGTAAAGCAGACAACAAGACGACGTTGGCAGACTTCACAACTTTGGAACAGTCGTTACGGTTAA